The following coding sequences lie in one Trichoderma breve strain T069 chromosome 1, whole genome shotgun sequence genomic window:
- a CDS encoding sugar transporter domain-containing protein — MANDDEKVDVVALEHQNSVGGKDVILARQAAEAEHNLSLLQAIRKYPKAVLWSVLLSTSIIMEGYDIVLISSFFAQPSFRKRYGDFDAGSNSYQISASWQNGLSNAVSVGTIIGAFANGYFTHKFGYRKVLLASLLLVVGFVFIPFFAPNLGVLLVGELLCGIPWGVFATMAPAYASEVCPMALRGYLTVYVNLCWAFGQLISAGVQSGFENNTTQWSYRIPFAIQWAWPVPLFFILWFAPESPWFYVRQGLLSDAEKTIIRLGADRDMAKQTLAMMIHTNELEESIDKGTSYLDCFCGIDRYRTEIACMAFAAQPFCGSAMGGTPTYFFVQAGLPTSISFKMSVSGLGLASVGTIISWFLMHRLGRRTMYLWGLGTLTTILLVVGFISVGAANSAGGNYAQATMILLWLLVYYMTVGPICYAIIGEVSSTRLRNKSVCLSRIVYYIAQIICNVVNPYMLNPTAGDWRGKTAFFWGFWAFVFFVWTWFRLPETKDKTFEELDILFARGIKAREFASYKVDAYVEGEESLSKNA; from the exons ATGGCAAACGACGATGAAAAGGTTGACGTAGTCGCCTTGGAGCACCAAAACTCAGTTGGTGGCAAAGATGTCATCCTGGCGAGGCAAGCAGCCGAGGCCGAGCATAATCTCAGTCTCTTGCAAGCCATCCGTAAATATCCCAAGGCAGTCTTGTGGTCGGTTCTCTTGTCGacctccatcatcatggaaGGCTACGATATTGTTCTCATCTCCTCATTCTTCGCACAGCCATCCTTTCGAAAACGATACGGCGACTTCGACGCTGGATCCAACAGCTATCAGATCTCTGCGTCGTGGCAAAACGGCCTTAGCAACGCGGTGAGCGTTGGTACTATTATTGGTGCCTTTGCCAACGGATACTTTACGCATAAATTTGGCTATCGGAAAGTCCTCTTGGCGTCTCTCCTTCTCGTTGTCGGCTTTGTGTTTATTCCCTTCTTTGCTCCTAATCTTGGGGTTCTGTTGGTTGGTGAGCTGCTTTGCGGTATTCCGTGGGGAGTTTTCGCAACCATG GCCCCTGCGTATGCCTCAGAAGTCTGCCCAATGGCCCTCCGTGGATACTTGACCGTCTACGTTAACCTCTGCTGGGCGTTTGGTCAACTTATTTCGGCCGGAGTCCAGTCTGGGTTCGAGAATAATACGACGCAATGGTCCTACAGAATCCCCTTTGCGATTCAATGGGCCTGGCCCGTCCCTCTGTTTTTTATTCTCTGGTTTGCCCCAGAATCACCATGGTTCTACGTCCGTCAAGGCCTGCTGAGTGATGCGGAAAAGACCATTATTCGCCTCGGTGCAGATAGAGATATGGCTAAGCAGACTTTGGCTATGATGATCCATACAAATGAGCTGGAGGAGTCCATCGACAAGGGAACATCGTATTTGGATTGCTTCTGCGGCATCGATCGCTATCGTACGGAGATTGCCTGCATGGCTTTTGCTGCTCAGCCGTTTTGCGGATCAGCCATGGGAGGAACTCCGACTTACTTCTTTGTCCAGGCTGGATTGCCGACTTCGATCTCGTTCAAGATGTCGGTCAGCGGGCTGGGTCTCGCATCTGTGGGAACAATCATCTCCTGGTTCTTGATGCACCGTCTTGGAAGACGTACCATGTACCTCTGGGGCTTGGGTACTCTGACCACGATTTTGCTTGTTGTCGGATTCATCAGTGTTGGAGCTGCCAATTCAGCCGGAGGTAATTACGCCCAAGCTACTATGATCCTGTTGTGGCTATTAGTTTATTACATGACTGTCGGCCCCATCTGCTACGCGATTATAGGCGAAGTATCGTCAACTCGGCTTCGAAACAAGAGCGTTTGCCTGAGCCGAATTGTTTATTATATCGCCCAAATTATCTGCAACGTCGTCAATCCGTATATGCTTAACCCTACCGCAGGGGACTGGCGCGGAAAAACTGCCTTCTTCTGGGGATTCTGGGCTTTCGTCTTTTTCGTTTGGACTTGGTTCAGGCTCCCCGaaacaaaagacaagacTTTTGAAGAGTTGGATATTCTCTTTGCTCGTGGCATCAAGGCTAGAGAATTTGCGAGTTACAAGGTAGATGCCTatgttgagggagaagaaagccTGTCCAAGAATGCATAG